Proteins encoded together in one Mycobacterium sp. MS1601 window:
- a CDS encoding MarR family winged helix-turn-helix transcriptional regulator yields the protein MARELMRVLGVNETDRRALELILLARENVTTPGLLAHRLGLTPAGTTIVLNRLEKLGYVSRSLHPTDRRRVIVVATDLAYRRISELLSPMLDQGAKVLLSYNAAEISLIAGFLSHTVELQQAHVARLRELSPYPH from the coding sequence TTGGCCCGCGAGTTGATGAGGGTGCTCGGCGTCAACGAGACAGATCGGCGTGCACTCGAACTCATTCTCCTCGCGCGCGAAAATGTCACAACGCCGGGGCTTCTGGCCCACCGGCTCGGCCTCACCCCCGCCGGCACCACGATCGTGCTGAACCGCTTGGAGAAGCTCGGCTACGTCAGTCGATCGCTACATCCAACAGATCGCCGCCGCGTGATCGTCGTGGCCACAGATCTCGCGTATCGCCGGATCTCAGAACTCCTCTCCCCCATGCTCGACCAGGGTGCAAAGGTGTTGTTGAGCTACAACGCGGCTGAGATTTCCCTGATCGCCGGTTTCCTCAGCCATACCGTTGAACTGCAACAAGCTCACGTGGCTCGGTTGCGCGAATTGAGCCCTTACCCGCACTAG